The Ziziphus jujuba cultivar Dongzao chromosome 3, ASM3175591v1 region ttatctgttttttctAAAGTGAGAATGGGTTGTTTATTTTAATGGTTTATTAATATGAAATAATGGTAATTAATTATCTCTATTAACTATAAtataaaaggagaaaaaaaatataaaaggaagatgaaacacaatttaaaattgtgatggtttttaattttaattttaattttttctttccttaatatttatagttaattaTTATATCTAATAAACTTTAACTATCATAAACTAACATTAATAAATCGTTAAAGTAAgtaaattaaacataatttttaagaaaataatgagaaataaaaaataaaaaatgaatatgtTATTAAACGTGGttgaaataaattgtttttgatttttattcgaaacccaaaaaaataaattgttaaatGTACATATCACAAACAAATAACAACAATTATTACATGCTGTACACCAACAATACaagacaaaaatttaatttctataagtaatttttttttcgtcATATATTGACCATATGTGCGGGGTAAACTTCCGAGCTACATACTTTATTACCGATGTCTCCATCATGGCCCTGATTGCCCATCAAATTGATAGGAAGATTTTCTGATAATTTAAACTCCTTAATagacatatatacacataacacAATCTTGATCTTTTTTCAGATCAAATTAATAATGtgttctaaaataattaaacatgcaTTAAAACATGTTGTTGGGGATAAATTAGCTGTTGATCAAACACAAACTAATATGATCATTGGATGGAATTGTAATTTATAATGACTTGTCTGTAACAATGATTCTGCAACAACATTTATGACCACGGCTCCATGCATAACTTATAAGGACTTGTATAATGTTCTCCCATTGAGTTTCATGGAGCACTTGAGGTCAACCCTACGCTCTTGCAGAAGCAGGTTCATGATAGCATTTCCaaggatttttttgttttgttcgaatatctcactcttcattTTAAGAAGGCAACCTTTAAAAAtggattcaaaaatatttttttattttgacattttaaaataaaatattatttgacttttcaaatgtagatagtcaaattaattttttattttaatattaattataatatttaaaagataattcatataaaaagaaTGAGAGTAAGTAATAAATgcttataaagaaaataaaaataatgaacataaataaaaaaaaaaaattgttgattcttattttttttattttaaaataaattcttgaaaaatatattatcgATTTTAAAGTGTCGTCTGATTCTCTGAAGCACTACTATCGGCCTGTTCAGCTAAAACTCAATGTTAAATCGTGTGTCGGGGCAAGGTTTTTGAGTTCAGCCCAAGAGCTTCAGACAACAATTAGAGTAAGCCCCAATCTCTTTATATGGTCCGTGTAGTCCACCACTATCTTGGCATTTGAGTTCAGCCCAAGAGCTTCAGACAACAACGAAGATTTAATGGTTGCCGAACTTAATTTAAAAATCGACTCGTGGGTTGGAAATTGGATCAGAAACGGTATGGACTCACGGCACGAATGATTTATaaatggggaatttggccctttACCCTCCTTGGCAAGGCGGTAATGAAatataccccttttttttttttttttttttttttttttttttttttctaccctttaatatcaattataatcttaaaataattttaaaagacattTATATCCTGTTATATTAATTTCCAATCTATTTCTATAAAAAACTTTTACTTCACCCCATTACACATCATATCCCACATCCCACACCATGGAAAatccttttaacttttcaactaaaaaacaaaaatctattttttttttctattttttaatccaCTTATAAGCATTaacagttaatttttttttttattgccgtgtgtgatgtatatatattgtggatttcatatttacatcaaatacttggaattttaagaatatataacattttttgagTACAATGTGATATGTTTAGGAATGTGAATTGctttattgatgtttaaaaccggttaaaaatttatgttagattaaggtttttatatggaagttattaaaatccaagttttaggatagattgacacTGGGTATCAGTAGGAAATGAAAAGACGAAAAAAaggggaccggtttggcctgaaACGGTGGCCGGAGATGGGAGAAAATTCCGGGTCGTAATTCAGGTACGAGACCCGGTTCGGGCGTGTTCGGGTCCATCGGCTGGAGGTTGAAGGAGAAGTGAACGACGTGTCGTATTTTACTAACAACATATCGTTCGGTCGGCCATCCTTATGACACGTCGTCCTATTAAGACGACATGTCGTTAATTAGCAACGACGTGTCATTTTTGTGCGTGTGTAACGGACTACTTGCCGTTTTGCTGACATAATCGATGACgttagcccttttttttttaatttttttttaataaagagttttgggttcaaaaggagaaaaaaatatggagttgattaaggtttatagtttggcacaagcttaaaaattaaaactgatataaattaattttggaagtgataaaaaatgtggaattggttggataaataaatgtgtttgatcaaattttatgttattttaagttgtttatacgtagttatatatatatatatacacttatatATACACTTTAAGATGAAAATGAGCAGCATTggcaatttaaattgaaatggttattttgtattgtttagaattatataaattatgtattcGTAATTTAGgattatggttatttatatatgcatatatagttGACTATGTGGTTAAaggtagttaaaaagttattaatgttgtcaagttacatttataggttgtattttataatggcaccaaaaagGAATTTGCGATCTCAatcgaagaagggagttaagaagatGCAAACTAAGAGACGCGGTGGCAGCATATCAGCACCCAACTCTAAGCGTTGACGAACTACTAGGCAACAATCCAAAGCTGAGaaagaaaccaccaaacttccaAGGCACGTTCCACTCTCCTCTTCCTCATCtgagatggtaagttttatattcatttatgtagtTTGGTGCGGTAAGTGATAATACATCTGtcggtatttattcatgaatgttatattgatgacattttatattgtatctatttaattatttggcagtcatccatcaaaggccgttatcccatatgggagGCATCTcgaagcacatattcatgtgattcaACACTTCGTAGCTATGTGCctgggaagtcacccaaacttAGCGTGCCGTGGTggagatgtgattatgtaagtctatacatatatttaaaaaaattctgactAAGTTTCCCAATTTGTGGATAATGATGTTACGATCTAATTTTTAgatgtacatccctgtcaacaatggaggtgcccattggttggcagcatgtgtggacttgaaggctcgacatattgatttatacgatccaaatatgggaaataaatatgtccagaataaagagttgGACAATGCGAAATGCCTtaagtatatgctgccttacctattgaggtatgg contains the following coding sequences:
- the LOC125423244 gene encoding uncharacterized protein LOC125423244; its protein translation is MSSIKGRYPIWEASRSTYSCDSTLRSYVPGKSPKLSVPWWRCDYMYIPVNNGGAHWLAACVDLKARHIDLYDPNMGNKYVQNKELDNAKCLKYMLPYLLRYGGYYEKNPEVLPTLEPFTMTMIKDAPCQDNGYECVVIFNHFYCCCLIVLTCGNSRGWFSLMLFCRGDCGIFALKFIEYKSSEENLLFGSEDISLI